The Metabacillus litoralis genome contains a region encoding:
- a CDS encoding YunC family protein, protein MVTMTPVVIEGKQFTAITVALPKTNFMAVTNDKGYIMCGALDVALLNEKLKDRGIIAGRAVGVRTIDQLLEAPLESVTYEAEKLGITVGTTGKDALLKMA, encoded by the coding sequence ATGGTTACAATGACTCCAGTTGTTATAGAAGGAAAGCAGTTCACAGCGATTACAGTTGCGTTGCCTAAAACAAATTTTATGGCAGTTACAAACGATAAAGGATATATCATGTGCGGAGCACTTGATGTTGCATTATTAAATGAAAAGCTTAAAGACCGAGGAATTATTGCTGGTCGTGCTGTTGGTGTCCGTACAATTGATCAATTACTCGAAGCGCCACTGGAATCTGTCACATATGAAGCAGAAAAACTGGGAATCACTGTGGGAACAACAGGAAAAGATGCTTTACTAAAAATGGCTTAA
- a CDS encoding bifunctional metallophosphatase/5'-nucleotidase: protein MLETVHLYHTNDLHSHFENWPAIVQFIKNKKAWHDQQNEQMILLDIGDHSDRFHPITEATKGKANVTLLNQLNYDAVTIGNNEGITFSHEDLDSLYENATFPVILSNLYTELGERPNWVVPYHIITLNSGTRIAFLGVTVFYEKFYELLGWRIKDPFQSLLETVEQVKEQCDVIVLLSHLGISDDEIIAKEFPDIDVIIGGHTHHVLKEGIELHNTLIAGAGKYGQYVGHISLSICLETNKLHQYKASLFPIEEQKIVCNETELWLQESSRQADNILSEVIGVSKNGLSLDWYQESEFPKLLVQSIKEWCDGEVAMVNSGILLEPLQKGSVTRKDLHRICPHPINPCKVYLKGDVLKEVIVQSRDEKMEHLKLKGLGFRGKVMGRMVFDGIEVNMETLEDGKDHVKEIVVNGKPISPERIYAVATIDMFTLGPLYPEIGHAEKKVFFMPELLRDLLAWKLGEKSRIE from the coding sequence TATAAAAAACAAAAAGGCATGGCACGATCAACAAAATGAACAAATGATTTTATTGGATATTGGAGATCATTCAGATCGGTTTCATCCAATAACTGAAGCAACAAAGGGAAAAGCAAATGTTACACTGTTAAATCAGTTAAATTATGACGCAGTAACAATTGGTAATAATGAAGGCATTACTTTTTCACATGAAGACCTTGATTCTTTATATGAAAACGCAACATTTCCGGTGATATTATCTAATTTATATACCGAATTGGGGGAACGCCCTAATTGGGTTGTTCCTTATCATATTATTACACTCAACAGTGGTACGAGGATTGCTTTCCTTGGTGTTACGGTTTTCTATGAAAAGTTCTATGAATTACTTGGATGGAGAATAAAAGACCCTTTTCAAAGTTTATTGGAGACTGTTGAACAAGTAAAGGAACAATGTGATGTGATTGTACTTTTGTCTCATTTGGGAATAAGTGATGACGAAATTATAGCAAAAGAGTTTCCTGATATTGATGTAATTATCGGAGGTCATACCCATCATGTTCTGAAAGAAGGGATTGAGCTTCATAACACTCTAATCGCAGGTGCAGGAAAATATGGTCAATATGTTGGGCATATTTCTTTATCTATTTGTCTTGAGACTAATAAACTTCATCAGTATAAAGCTTCTCTATTTCCAATAGAGGAGCAGAAAATAGTATGTAATGAAACAGAGTTATGGCTACAAGAATCTTCAAGACAAGCCGATAACATTCTTTCGGAGGTAATTGGTGTCTCAAAAAATGGTCTTTCTTTAGATTGGTACCAAGAATCTGAATTCCCAAAACTCCTTGTTCAATCAATAAAGGAGTGGTGTGATGGAGAGGTTGCAATGGTGAACTCAGGTATTCTTTTAGAGCCATTACAAAAAGGATCTGTCACAAGAAAAGATCTTCATCGCATTTGTCCACATCCAATAAATCCGTGTAAGGTTTATTTAAAAGGTGATGTTCTTAAAGAAGTTATTGTTCAATCGAGAGATGAGAAGATGGAACATTTAAAGCTAAAAGGTCTTGGCTTTAGAGGAAAAGTAATGGGACGAATGGTTTTTGATGGGATTGAAGTAAACATGGAAACGTTAGAGGATGGCAAAGATCATGTGAAAGAAATAGTTGTTAATGGCAAACCCATTTCTCCTGAAAGAATTTATGCTGTTGCGACGATCGATATGTTTACTCTCGGTCCACTATATCCTGAAATCGGTCATGCCGAGAAAAAAGTGTTTTTTATGCCTGAATTATTGAGAGATTTATTAGCTTGGAAGTTAGGTGAAAAATCTAGAATTGAATAG